The DNA window GGTCTGATCAGCATTTGCGGCGCGCTCGCGGTGGCCGAGCTGAGCTCGCTGCTGCCGCAGCCGGGTGGAGTATGACGCGCTTTTCTACAAATTCCGTGGCTTCGGAAGGCGCGCCTCTCCTCGGCCTGCGGGAGAACTGGCGCCAGTTCTGGCTGCTCGTGCTGATCAATGCATTCGTCGGCACGATGGTGGGGCTGGAGCGGACGGTGCTTCCGCTGCTCGCCGAACACGAGTTCGGTCTTGCTTCCCGCAGTGCGGCCCTTTCGTTCATCGCTACCTTCGGTGTCGTCAAGGCTCTCACCAATCTCGTTGCTGGGCGGATTGGCGATGCGTGGGGTCGCAAAAACGTTCTGCTACTCGGCTGGGTGTTCGCGATCCCGGTGCCGTTCATGATCATGTTGGCGCCTTCGTGGGGATGGGTTGTTGCAGCGAACATCCTGCTTGGGATCAACCAGGGCTTGGCATGGTCGACCACGGTAATCATGAAGATCGATCTCGTCGGACCGCGACAACGGGGTCTCGCGACAGGCTTGAACGAGTTTGCCGGTTACGTCGCGGTCGCTGTCGCAGCGCTTCTTTCCGGAGCGATCGCCAGTCGCTACGGCTTGCGCCCTGAACCGTTCTACCTCGGTGTCGGGGCAACGGTCGCCGGCCTGACGCTGACTCTCCTTTTTGTAAAGGACACCGGAGCGCACGTAAGGGAGGAAGTTCGTCTCCTGGAGAACTCCCCGCGAACGGCCGCGGGCGCTGGCATTCGGCAATCGCCGCGACAGGTTTTTGCGATGGCAACCTGGCGTGATCCGGCGCTTGCTACTGCAAGTCACGCCGGACTGGTAAACAATCTGAATGACGGGGTAGTGTGGGGCCTGTTCCCGCTATTCTTTGCGGCTGCGGGACTGTCGCTTCGCGAAATCGGGTTTCTGGCGTTCATTTATCCGGTTACATGGGGAGTTTGCCAACTCTGGACTGGAGTCGTCTCGGATCGCTGGGGTCGCAAAACGCTTATCGTTTCTGGAATGGTATTGCAGGGAGCAGCATTGATCGCTGTTGCGTTCACAAATCGACTTTTCGCCTGGACCATAGCGTCGGCCTGCCTTGGCCTGGGGACAGCAATGGTGTATCCGACGCTCCTCGCCGTCATCGGGGATGTCGCCCATCCTGCTTCGCGGGGTAGTGCAGTTGGCGCATACCGCTTCTGGCGAGATGCGGGCTATGCGATAGGGGCTATCTTCGCTGGAATTCTGGCGGATAAATGGGGGATCGAACCCGCCATCGCATGGGTTGGCGCTCTGACTGTGGCAACCGGGATTCTCGTAGCTGTGAGGCTGCCTGAAACACGCCCCGGATGAGGGCAACAAGCGAACGACGCCTTGCTACTCTCGCTGCCTGCGTTTGAAGAAGATATCGGGCCGAGCGGTCCATCGTGCACCGCTTCAATGCGGGAGTGTTGGACGCAGATTCCCATATAACCACGCCCCGACAATCGCGCTCGCCAACGCCACGGTCATGACAGTCACACCGTTTCCAATGAGCGCAAACAGCGGCCCCGGACAAGCGCCAACGAGGGCCCAACCGACGCCGAAGATCGTTCCCCCCGCCCAATATCGGATGCCGCGTCCCAGCTCTTTCGGCGGCACGGTAATCGGCTGACCATCCAGTGTTCGCGCACCAAAATGTCGCATTAGCCGAAGGGAAACCGCTGCGGTCAGCAGAGCCGATCCTATGATGCCATACATGTGGAACGACTGAAACCGGAACATCTCCTGAATGCGAAACCAGGAGATGACCTCACCCTTTGAGATTACGATCCCGAAACCCGTACCAATCAGGATGTAGAGAAGCATGCGACCGAACCCAGCGCGCGCGAAAGCGGCGGCATGATCGCTGACTCCTTTTTGCTGGGCCGCTTGCTGATTCATGATGGCGGACACCTCCTCAGCCCCCCGCGAAGAGGTACGGGAAAACGACCCAGGTCGTGATCAGTCCACCGACAAAGAATGCCGCGACCGCAATGAGAGATGCCTTCTGGAAATCAGCCAACCCGCTGATTGCGTGTCCGGAAGTGCATCCACCCGCCCAGGCCGAGCCGAAACCGACAAATAGCCCGCCGATCACGATGCACACGAAGCCAGGAACGCTCTTCAGGCTTTCCCATGAGAACAACTCGACGGGAACGAGGCCCGCGAAGCTGTGAATGCCGAGGTCCGTCAGATCGCTCCGTGTGGCGAAGGAAAGTCCGGTCGGTGCATCGCTGCCGAGCCACTGTGCCGAAATGACCCCGCCAACGACAATGCCGGCAGCGAAGGCGAGGTTCCATCCCCCCATGTTTCGCCAATCGTAACGAAAGAACTCTGTTTGCCGAGGCGCCAAAGCCGCGCAGATGTGCCGGAGATTGCTACCGACTCCAAACTGGCGGTTTCCGATGAACAGGAGGACCGGCACCATCAGCCCAATGAGGGGGCCGGCGACATACCATGGCCACGGCCGAGAGAGAAGGTCATCCAATGTTCGTTTCCCCGAGGTGTGGACGTCGAGAATATGCTGCAAGAATGCAGCGCTCGCCGTTACCGTTCCCCGCCTGTCGTTGGGCGAAGCGGCGTAGCTCTGCCACTGCTCGGATCACATGTCCGAGCCTTACATCGCCTTCAGTATCGCCTCGTATCTCGGTGTCCCGCGAAGAGGCGCCAGATCAGGGTCCGTCTCGATCCATTCGCGCTGTCCGAAGCCGCGGTCGACGGCGCGCTCCAGCGTCTCGATCGCCCGCTCTTTCTCGTTCAGCGACGCATAGACGCACGCGACGTTGTAGAGCAGCGCTGAATCATCGGGGTCCACCGACAGCGCGCGGTTTGCCATGTCGAGCGAACGCTCGCGCTCACCAAGGCGGGCAAGGGAAACACCGCCCAGGATCAGTGCCCGCGTATCGTCAGGATTCAGCTCCATGCGCTCACCGAGAATCTGCACTCCGCGCCGGTACCAGCTCTCCGCATTTGCGGTGTCGCCCAGCGAGTCGTATGCCTGTGCCAGAAGCACCGGAGCCTGGTAATCCTCGGGGCGAAGAGTCGACGCCCGCTCGAACAGCTTGAGTGAATCCTCTGCTCGACCTTGTGCCAGCCGCGCGCGCCCGTAGAAGTACGGCGCTTCATAGAGCTTTGGATCGAGACGCATCGCGGTCTCGAATTCCTGCGCCGCTTCGTCCCACCGCTTGCTGAGCGAGACAGCAAGTCCACGGGCAGCGTGCGATTCAGCGAGCTCCGGATCGAGCTCGAGCGCTTTGAGACTCGCCGAGTCCGCCTGTTTGAGGTTGAACTCCCGAGCGTCGAAATACATGTAGAGAATGGAGCACGAATCGGCGACACCCGCGTGCGCAATCGCGTAATCAGGATCGATCTGAATCGCGCGATTGAACATCTGCTTTGCAAACTCCAGGTTTTTCCGGCTGAGCTGGTGAAAGTACTGGCGGCCGCGCAGATAGAAATCGTAGGCCTGCACATTGGCGACACGGCCTTTTCCAATCGCCTTCTTCTCGCCCTCGGTCAGGATCACTCTGAGCGCGGTGACGATTGCCTGAGAGATGTCATCCTGGATCGCGAACACGTCCTCCATCTCGCGATCGTATCTCTCGGTCCACAGCTGATAGCCGTCGGCGACGTTCACGAGCTGAGCGGTTATTCTCAGCCGGTTTCCAATCCTGCGCACGCTCCCGTCCAGGACGGTCGAGACGTGCAGCTTGCGTCCCACCTCGGCGACGTCCTCGTTCTTTCCCTTGAGCGGGAATGACTGCATTCGCGAGGCCACGCGAAGCGACTGGATTTTCGACAGCGCGTTGATGATCTCCTCGGCCATCCCGTCGGCGAAATACTCGTTGTCGGGATCGTTGCTCATGTTGATGAACGGAAGCACCGCAACGGATTTCGCCGCCGAGCCGGACTGCTGAGGAAGCGTCTCGGTATCGGTTGGCGTCGAAACGCTACCGGAGATAAGTGCCTGCCCGAACATTGCGACGCTCTTGTAGCGGGCTGCAGTGTCCGTCGACATCGCCTTGGTGAGTGCGCGCTCGACGTTCTCGGGGATGTTCGGACGAATGGCTCGCACCGACTTTGGCGACTCGGTGAACCTTTTCGACATAACTGCCTGTGGCGACGGTCCCGTGAACGGCCGCTCGCCGCTCAGCATCTCGTATAGCACGCACGCAAGCGAATACTGGTCGCTCCTGCCATCGAGATCCTGCGCCCCCGCCGCCTGCTCCGGGCTCACGTAAGCTGGAGTGCCGATCATCATTCCGGTCTGCGTGAGCGTGTCGCTCCCGGCTGCGCTCAGCGCTTTCGCGATGCCGAAATCCATGACCATTGCCTCGCTTTCGTACAGCATCACGTTCTCGGGCTTTATGTCGCGATGGATGATCCCTTGCCGATGGGCGTAATCGAGTGCCGAAGCGATGGCGTTCGCGTGATGCACGGCCTCGTCGACCGGGAGTTGCTTCTGCCGATCGAGGCGCTCGCGCAGGGATTCTCCTTCTACGTAAGGCATCACATAGTAGAGAAATCCGTCGGCCTCTCCCGAGTCATACAACGGGAGGATGTGCGGATGATTCAGGCGCGCGGCGAGCTTGATCTCGCGAAGGAAGCGTTCCGGGCCGAGTGAGCTGGCAAGCTCCGGGTGCAGAACCTTGAGGGCGACAGTCCGATCGTGCTTGGAATCCTGCGCCAAGTAGACCGTCGCCATGCCGCCTCGACCGAGCTCGCGGTCGACGGTGTACAGCCCGTTCAGGGCATTCTTCAATCGGTCGATTGGGAGCACAGACGAAATGGGTAGGCCACGGAGGAAAGGGGAGGTCAACATGGTCGGCCTACCTCGCCCGGTCAAGTTACCCGGATTCTTGTTGGTACCTGTCTGCTCGAGCCATCGAAAGTCGCGCAACCGCTACTGGTTGGTGGCTTTTTGCCCTCGAACTGTGGCTGAAGGTGACTGCCCGTCGTAACGATAAATGCTACATGCGCGCAACAACTGATGCGGGTCACTTTGTCGACAAATGAGCTCCTGACTGACGCTTCGCAGTCCGCCGAGCTCCCGCGCAACTAGAAGGAGATAATCATGCGCACGCCTCTCAACACCCTCGTGCTCGGCCTGTTGGCAGAGCTTACTCTCGTCGGATGTGCCAAGAAAGATGAGCCGACTCCAACCGCCCAGGTTTCTGAATCGTCTTCCGCGACGGCCGTTCCGACGCAGACGTCCCCTCCGCTCGCAACCGGCGAACCCGCTTCTGCGATGGTCATCGGATTCGACGTTAACAAAGTGCCTGTCGTTACTCCCCAACTCGGCCAATTCCCGTACTTCAGGTTTCGACGAGGTATCCGACTCGGTCGGCGTGGAAACGTATTGGCCGTGGGGGCCCAGTGTCGACGATTTCAACGCCGACAGGTGGAACGACATTTTCGTCGCCGCGGGCATGAACTTCCCGTATCGATACGGAATCAACTCCGTGCTGCTGAACGAGGGCGGGCGGCGTTTTTTGCCGAGTGAATTCGTGGTCGGCGTGGAGCCGCGGCCAAAAGGTGCGACGCAAAAGGTCTGGTTCACGCTCCATTGCAGCGGGGCTGACGCATTCAATTCCATGTGCCGAGCCTGTTCGCAGCAAGGTGCGACTACCGCCGGGTGTCAGCTCGATTCCGGAGGTCGTCTTACAATGATGGGCGCTCTCGGGACGCGATCGGCGGTCGCACTCGATCTCGACGCTGATGGGGATCTCGACATCGTCACCAACGAGTTCAACGCCAATCCGCAGGTGCTCGTCGCCGACCTCGCGCAACGACATGGGATCAGCTTCCTCAAAGTCCGCCTTCGCGGTACGCGATCGAACCGGGATGGGCTCGGCTCCGAGGTTACCGTCGTGCTACCCGACGGGCGTCGCATTCTGAAGCTCCTCGACGGAAAGTCGGGCTACCTCTCTCAGAGCAACTTGCCGCTCTACTTCGGCCTCGCGGACGCTGACCATGCTGCGGGGATCGAAGTCCGGTGGCTTGCGGGTCGACGCCAGACGGTGGCCGGCCCCATCAAGGCGGGGCAGACGATCGAGGTCGTCGAGCCCTAAAGGCCATCCCGCTCCTGTCCGCCCTGGTACGCACGCTGGGTTGCGCACTCCGCCTTGCAGATTTGCGTGGTACCGAGACGGATTCCTCGAGTTCTGTCTAAACGGCAGTTGCCTGATTACACCACAGTCGGCTGCTGTTGCCGGGATTTGCGCCCGTGCTGCATTTCTACTCGTTGACATAGTGATGGATACCACCGGCTGGCGGGTGGGTGCGCCCAACGCGCCGAAGCGGGCGACGATGCTCGTTGTAACCTTCGTGAGCGCCACGTCAGCGGCTCTCGCCGCAGGGGCTGTGATTCGGAGGGGAGTTCTTGCCAACAAGGCACAACGGTTGCCGTAACGTACCGCGACTGTATTGAACGAACACGCAGCCGCGAGGACGTCGAGGACGGGTCTGCTGACCCACGACCTTTCTCGCCCTCGCAGTCAACGAGCACCGACGTCCTCCTATTGCGCGCTGGGCAAGGGGATCGCACTCTTGTGCAACCCCCAACTCAGGAGTCAGACATGCGGCGCAGCTCGATCTTTGCCCTCCTCGCTGTCTCCGTAGTTGCGGCCTGTCAGCAGCAGGAAGAGCTAACACCCTCGCGTGGGCGAGTATTGATTCGGCTGCTGTGCCTCCCAACCAGTGGCCTTGAGTTCAAGCTGCTTCCGTGGCGCGTGGTAGCCGCGGAAGACTCATCGTTCACCTGGGAAATGTTGCCTGGCGGCAATGTCGATCAGGCCGTGATCGGTCCTGGCAAAACCACGTTTCCGTTCCAGGAGAGATCCTTCATCGTCACGCCGGCTACTCCGGCCCGCGCCAAGCCGGCGCCGGGAACGCTCCGCGGAACTTACAAGTATACGGTCACCGCAGTCTGCTCTCGTGACGGAGGCAAGGTTCAAGACACCGCGGTAATCGACCCCGACATGTTCGTCCCATGGTAGCCTGACCAGGAATGTACAGGCGTGTCACCGCCTGACGAAGCCCTCGTTAACACGCCGGAATTCATCGGCCCGTACAGAGTCATCAGGGTCCTTGGTGAAGGCGGAATGGGAACGGTCTATGAGGCGGAGGAGACCGGCACATTCCGACGAAGCGTCGCGGTCAAGGTCGTGCGCTCAGGCTTCGGATCGCGTGAGGTAAGAGCGCGATTCGAGGCCGAGCGCCAGGCGCTGGCGCTCATGGATCATCCGGGAATTGCGACAGTTTTCCAGGCCGGCGAGACGTCGCACGGCGATCCTTTTTTCGCGATGGAGTTGGTGAAGGGGCTTCCCATCGACGATTTCTGCGATTCCCGTCGCCTTTCGACGAAGGAGCGCCTGAAGCTGTTCGTTGCCGTATGCGAGGCCGTTCAGCATGCGCATCAGAAAGGAGTTATCCACCGCGACATCAAACCATCGAACATCCTCGTCACCGAGCAGAACGGAATGCCCCAGCCGAAGATC is part of the Gemmatimonadaceae bacterium genome and encodes:
- a CDS encoding MFS transporter, translated to MTRFSTNSVASEGAPLLGLRENWRQFWLLVLINAFVGTMVGLERTVLPLLAEHEFGLASRSAALSFIATFGVVKALTNLVAGRIGDAWGRKNVLLLGWVFAIPVPFMIMLAPSWGWVVAANILLGINQGLAWSTTVIMKIDLVGPRQRGLATGLNEFAGYVAVAVAALLSGAIASRYGLRPEPFYLGVGATVAGLTLTLLFVKDTGAHVREEVRLLENSPRTAAGAGIRQSPRQVFAMATWRDPALATASHAGLVNNLNDGVVWGLFPLFFAAAGLSLREIGFLAFIYPVTWGVCQLWTGVVSDRWGRKTLIVSGMVLQGAALIAVAFTNRLFAWTIASACLGLGTAMVYPTLLAVIGDVAHPASRGSAVGAYRFWRDAGYAIGAIFAGILADKWGIEPAIAWVGALTVATGILVAVRLPETRPG
- a CDS encoding DUF6691 family protein; translated protein: MNQQAAQQKGVSDHAAAFARAGFGRMLLYILIGTGFGIVISKGEVISWFRIQEMFRFQSFHMYGIIGSALLTAAVSLRLMRHFGARTLDGQPITVPPKELGRGIRYWAGGTIFGVGWALVGACPGPLFALIGNGVTVMTVALASAIVGAWLYGNLRPTLPH
- a CDS encoding YeeE/YedE thiosulfate transporter family protein, whose amino-acid sequence is MDDLLSRPWPWYVAGPLIGLMVPVLLFIGNRQFGVGSNLRHICAALAPRQTEFFRYDWRNMGGWNLAFAAGIVVGGVISAQWLGSDAPTGLSFATRSDLTDLGIHSFAGLVPVELFSWESLKSVPGFVCIVIGGLFVGFGSAWAGGCTSGHAISGLADFQKASLIAVAAFFVGGLITTWVVFPYLFAGG
- a CDS encoding protein kinase encodes the protein MLPIDRLKNALNGLYTVDRELGRGGMATVYLAQDSKHDRTVALKVLHPELASSLGPERFLREIKLAARLNHPHILPLYDSGEADGFLYYVMPYVEGESLRERLDRQKQLPVDEAVHHANAIASALDYAHRQGIIHRDIKPENVMLYESEAMVMDFGIAKALSAAGSDTLTQTGMMIGTPAYVSPEQAAGAQDLDGRSDQYSLACVLYEMLSGERPFTGPSPQAVMSKRFTESPKSVRAIRPNIPENVERALTKAMSTDTAARYKSVAMFGQALISGSVSTPTDTETLPQQSGSAAKSVAVLPFINMSNDPDNEYFADGMAEEIINALSKIQSLRVASRMQSFPLKGKNEDVAEVGRKLHVSTVLDGSVRRIGNRLRITAQLVNVADGYQLWTERYDREMEDVFAIQDDISQAIVTALRVILTEGEKKAIGKGRVANVQAYDFYLRGRQYFHQLSRKNLEFAKQMFNRAIQIDPDYAIAHAGVADSCSILYMYFDAREFNLKQADSASLKALELDPELAESHAARGLAVSLSKRWDEAAQEFETAMRLDPKLYEAPYFYGRARLAQGRAEDSLKLFERASTLRPEDYQAPVLLAQAYDSLGDTANAESWYRRGVQILGERMELNPDDTRALILGGVSLARLGERERSLDMANRALSVDPDDSALLYNVACVYASLNEKERAIETLERAVDRGFGQREWIETDPDLAPLRGTPRYEAILKAM
- a CDS encoding ASPIC/UnbV domain-containing protein, which gives rise to METYWPWGPSVDDFNADRWNDIFVAAGMNFPYRYGINSVLLNEGGRRFLPSEFVVGVEPRPKGATQKVWFTLHCSGADAFNSMCRACSQQGATTAGCQLDSGGRLTMMGALGTRSAVALDLDADGDLDIVTNEFNANPQVLVADLAQRHGISFLKVRLRGTRSNRDGLGSEVTVVLPDGRRILKLLDGKSGYLSQSNLPLYFGLADADHAAGIEVRWLAGRRQTVAGPIKAGQTIEVVEP